A part of Xenopus tropicalis strain Nigerian chromosome 4, UCB_Xtro_10.0, whole genome shotgun sequence genomic DNA contains:
- the rapsn gene encoding 43 kDa receptor-associated protein of the synapse, which translates to MGQDQTKQQIQKGLRMYQSNQTEKALEIWAKVLEKTTDSAGRFRVLGCLITAHSEMGRYKDMLKFAVIQIDTARELEDPDFLTESYLNLARSNEKLCEFQKTISYCKTCLNMQGTSVSLQLNGQVCLSLGNAYLGLSVFQKALECFEKALRYAHNNDDKMLECRVCCSLGGLYTQLKDLEKALFFPCKAAELVNDYGKGWSLKYRAMSQYHMAVAYRKLGRLADAMECCEESMKIALQHGDRPLQALCLLNFADIHRSHGDVEKAFPRYDSSMSIMTEIGNRLGQTHVLMGVSKCWLHQKEMDKALDSLQKAQEMAEDIGNKLCLLKVHCLSEIIFRSKQQQRELRAHVVRFHECVEEMELYCGMCGESIGEKNCQLQALPCSHVFHLRCLQTNGTRGCPNCRRSSVKPGFV; encoded by the exons ATGGGTCAGGACCAAACCAAGCAGCAGATCCAAAAGGGCCTTCGGATGTATCAGTCGAACCAGACAGAGAAGGCTTTGGAGATCTGGGCTAAAGTGTTGGAGAAGACCACAGATTCGGCTGGGCGGTTCCGGGTTCTTGGCTGCCTGATAACGGCCCACTCTGAGATGGGAAGGTACAAGGATATGTTAAAG TTTGCAGTGATCCAGATCGACACGGCTCGGGAGCTGGAGGACCCCGACTTTCTGACAGAGAGCTACCTGAACCTCGCCCGTAGCAACGAGAAGCTCTGCGAGTTCCAGAAGACCATTTCCTACTGCAAGACCTGCCTCAATATGCAGGGCACCTCAGTCAGCCTCCAGCTCAACGGGCAGGTGTGTCTGAGCCTGGGCAATGCCTACCTGGGCCTCAGCGTCTTCCAGAAAGCCCTGGAATGCTTCGAGAAGGCCTTGCGCTATGCCCACAACAACGACGACAAGATGCTGGAGTGCAGGGTGTGCTGCAGCTTGGGGGGTCTCTACACACAGCTTAAG GATTTGGAGAAAGCGCTGTTTTTCCCCTGCAAGGCGGCAGAGCTGGTGAATGATTACGGGAAGGGCTGGAGCCTGAAGTACAGAGCGATGAGTCAGTACCACATGGCGGTGGCATACCGCAAGCTGGGCCGCTTGGCCGACGCAATGGAGTGTTGTGAG GAGTCAATGAAGATCGCCCTTCAACATGGAGACCGCCCGCTTCAAGCCCTCTGTCTGCTAAACTTTGCTGATATCCACAGAAGTCACGGTGATGTTGAG AAAGCGTTTCCTCGTTACGACTCCTCGATGAGTATAATGACTGAGATTGGTAACCGCCTGGGTCAGACCCATGTGCTGATGGGAGTGTCGAAATGTTGGCTCCATCAGAAGGAAATGGACAAG GCTCTGGATTCTCTCCAAAAAGCCCAAGAGATGGCGGAAGATATTGGAAATAAG CTCTGCCTGCTGAAGGTTCACTGCCTGAGTGAGATTATATTCCGATCGAAGCAGCAGCAGCGGGAGCTCCGTGCCCACGTGGTGCGATTCCATGAATGTGTGGAGGAGATGGAGTTGTACTGTGGGATGTGTGGGGAGTCCATTGGGGAGAAGAACTGCCAACTGCAAGCGCTTCCATGCTCCCATGTCTTCCATCTGCG GTGTCTTCAGACCAACGGAACTCGAGGCTGCCCAAATTGCCGCCGTTCCTCTGTGAAACCGGGCTTTGTGTGA
- the LOC100496745 gene encoding embryonic protein UVS.2, with protein MIQGDIAVKKSRNALMCPGKSCLWPRSRKGLVLVPYTLSNNYNSTERDIIRAAMDEVTVLTCIQFVTYNNESDYLRIRPYDGCWSYIGRVGGAQDVSLMKTGCLHHGVIQHELLHSLGFQHEQCRSDRDNYININWDNISHDKERNFLKMNTQNLGSPYDYLSVMHYGKFAFATNSGKPTLEPKGNPSAMIGQRVGLSSLDVEKINRLYQCSVCGFLLADRWGDFSWNSRLYPNTSVCVWLIRVPQGKVFLQFHSLGIRPSPACAQGSVTVYDGQSKESPLLISKTCGKARPAGVVASGNLIRMDVATSGLGVNFRALYFSVKCGGSFFQPFGNFSTPNFPAKYPNATDCVWTILAPIGYKIALSIAHFDLEASQGCSHDYLVLRDSRRQQKKCGVIPLLNYTSYGRSLLIYFHSDASVEAGGFHASYYFTS; from the exons ATGATCCAAGGGGACATTGCGGTCAAAAAAAGCAGGAATGCTCTAATGTGTCCTGGGAAGTCCTGTCTCTGGCCAAGATCTAGGAAAGGACTGGTCCTTGTACCCTACACCCTGTCCAACAACTACA ATTCCACTGAGAGAGACATCATACGAGCCGCCATGGACGAGGTGACGGTCCTCACCTGCATACAATTTGTGACCTATAACAATGAAAGCGACTACCTGAGGATCCGCCCCTACGATGG GTGCTGGTCATACATTGGACGGGTTGGAGGGGCCCAGGACGTGTCTCTTATGAAGACAGGCTGCCTGCACCATGGGGTGATACAACATGAGCTGCTTCATTCTCTGGGCTTCCAACATGAGCAGTGCAGGAGCGACAGGGACAATTATATCAACATCAACTGGGATAATATCAGCCATG ATAAAGAGCGCAATTTCCTCAAGATGAACACACAGAATCTAGGGTCGCCATATGACTATCTGTCGGTGATGCATTATGGCAA ATTTGCTTTTGCTACAAATTCTGGGAAGCCAACTCTGGAACCGAAAGGGAATCCCAGTGCTATGATTGGTCAGCGTGTTGGCCTAAGTTCTTTGGATGTGGAGAAAATAAACAGACTCTATCAGTGCA GTGTGTGCGGTTTCCTGTTGGCAGACCGATGGGGTGACTTCTCATGGAATTCCAGGCTGTATCCGAACACTTCTGTCTGTGTGTGGCTGATCCGGGTCCCACAGGGCAag GTCTTCCTGCAGTTTCATTCGTTGGGCATTCGGCCATCcccagcctgtgcccagggcTCAGTAACAGTTTATGACGGGCAAAGCAAAGAATCCCCACTTCTGATCTCAAAGACTTGTGGGAAAGCACGGCCGGCAGGCGTAGTGGCTTCTGGGAACTTGATTAGAATGGACGTTGCCACCAGTGGTCTGGGAGTGAATTTTAGGGCGCTATACTTTTCTG TAAAATGTGGCGGCTCCTTTTTCCAGCCCTTCGGAAACTTCTCGACTCCCAACTTCCCTGCCAAGTACCCCAACGCCACAGACTGTGTGTGGACCATCCTGGCACCCATTGGTTATAAG ATTGCACTCAGTATCGCTCATTTCGACCTGGAAGCGTCTCAGGGCTGCTCACATGACTATCTTGTTCTCCGAGACAGCAGGAGACAACAGAAGAAATGCGGCGTTATCCCGCTGCTGAACTACACGTCGTATGGACGCTCTTTGCTCATCTATTTTCACAGCGACGCATCAGTAGAGGCTGGTGGCTTCCATGCCAGTTACTACTTTA cttCTTAA